A window of Solanum stenotomum isolate F172 chromosome 3, ASM1918654v1, whole genome shotgun sequence contains these coding sequences:
- the LOC125860921 gene encoding protein DELETION OF SUV3 SUPPRESSOR 1(I)-like, giving the protein MATEQPKPAAKDVKMDLFEDDDEFEEFAIDQEWEDKEKGKEVTQQWEDDWDDDDVNDDFSLQLRKELEINTEKK; this is encoded by the exons ATGGCGACTGAACAACCAAAGCCAGCCGCTAAAGACGTGAAGATGGATCTATTCGAAGACGATGACGAATTTGAGGAGTTTGCAATTGATCAAG AGTGGGAGGACAAAGAGAAAGGCAAAGAAGTAACCCAACAATGGGAAGATGATTGGGATGATGATGATGTGAACGATGACTTCTCTCTGCAGCTCAGAAAGGAATTGGAAATCAACACTGAGAAGAAATGA
- the LOC125860886 gene encoding U-box domain-containing protein 19-like, whose amino-acid sequence MIQRFDRNDRRILTFPAVHPCEGISPATLLDSLITLSKGICSFKSKFFPSQRRNVREMIRQVGILLIFFEEIQDHLPSDRDSIVLCFAELHTTFQKIKFLLDDCMREGAKTWMLMKSHSVASQFQVLVRTVATALDVLPLNFLNVSREIKELVLMVANQAQRAKMELDPEDEEAVKRVILLLNQFENKFQPDPRVIKKFLEYLDITTWEECHKEIKFLEDEINFECSENYEREVPMLSSLVGFLSYCRGILFEDSVYGNSDQSDGTSNLETLSCLNPEDFRCPISLELMTDPVTVSTGQTYDRASIQKWLKSGNLLCPKTGATLQSTELVSNSSLRNLIQQFCADNGISLAKSRKKSRDISRTILPGNPAAAEAIKFLSEFLACRLYFGSDQQKTKAAYEIRLLAKSNIFNRSVLIEAATIPALLQMLITNDPSMQEHSISALLKLSKHSNGKKVIMENRGLNSILGVLRNGLKLESKQIAAAIIFYISSPREYRKLIGENPEVFPALVDLIKHGTSCGKKNAIVAIFGLLLSHRNHERALGAGTVPALVNLLASSDKVELNTDALAVLATLAERTEGSFAILEASALPVILNQLQNTTSRAGKEYCVSILLSLCVNSGAEVLAALVREKALMPLLYSLLTEGTSQAKKRTRSLIKILQRFCETSTSRLVSEVPQEQFIDVR is encoded by the coding sequence ATGATTCAAAGATTTGATCGGAATGATCGCCGGATTTTGACATTCCCGGCGGTACATCCATGTGAGGGGATATCTCCGGCTACCCTTTTAGATTCTTTGATTACTCTGTCTAAGGGCATATGCAGTTTCAAATCGAAATTCTTTCCATCTCAACGGAGAAATGTTCGCGAAATGATTAGGCAAGTGGGGATCCTCTTGATTTTTTTCGAGGAAATCCAGGATCATCTACCTAGTGATAGAGATTCCATTGTTCTTTGTTTTGCAGAACTACACACAACGTTTCAAAAGATTAAGTTTTTATTAGATGATTGTATGCGTGAGGGGGCGAAAACTTGGATGCTTATGAAATCCCACTCTGTAGCGAGTCAATTTCAAGTTTTGGTTAGAACTGTGGCTACTGCActtgatgttcttcctttgaATTTTCTTAATGTTTCCAGAGAAATCAAGGAGTTAGTTCTAATGGTGGCTAATCAAGCACAGAGGGCGAAAATGGAGCTCGACCCGGAAGACGAAGAAGCTGTGAAGAGAGTAATTTTGCTTTTGAACCAATTTGAGAATAAGTTTCAGCCTGACCCCCGTGTAATCAAGAAATTTCTTGAATATCTTGATATCACAACCTGGGAAGAATGTCACAAGGAGATTAAATTCTTAGAGGATGAGATTAATTTCGAATGCTCGGAGAATTACGAACGAGAAGTACCTATGCTAAGCAGTTTAGTTGGATTCTTGAGCTATTGCAGGGGAATTTTGTTTGAGGACTCTGTTTATGGGAACTCTGATCAATCAGATGGAACATCCAACCTGGAAACTCTGAGTTGCTTGAATCCTGAGGATTTCAGGTGTCCCATTTCTCTGGAACTCATGACGGATCCAGTGACGGTGTCCACGGGCCAGACTTATGATCGCGCTTCGATTCAAAAATGGCTCAAGTCAGGGAACCTCCTCTGTCCCAAAACAGGGGCGACATTACAGAGCACAGAATTAGTATCTAATTCCTCTCTGCGGAACCTCATCCAACAATTCTGTGCTGATAATGGAATATCACTAGCTAAATCAAGGAAGAAGAGTCGTGATATATCGCGGACTATTTTGCCAGGAAATCCAGCAGCTGCGGAAGCAATCAAATTCCTCTCCGAATTTCTCGCGTGCAGGCTGTATTTTGGTTCTGATCAGCAGAAAACCAAGGCTGCTTATGAAATTCGCTTGCTTgcaaaatcaaatatattcaaCCGGTCCGTGTTAATCGAAGCTGCAACAATCCCAGCACTCTTACAAATGCTTATTACAAATGATCCATCTATGCAAGAGCATTCAATTTCCGCCTTGCTCAAACTATCTAAACATTCCAACGGAAAGAAAGTGATCATGGAAAATAGGGGCCTGAATTCGATTCTTGGAGTTCTCAGGAATGGCCTAAAGCTAGAATCAAAGCAAATTGCAGCAGCGATAATCTTCTACATCTCTTCACCTCGTGAATACCGCAAGCTAATAGGCGAAAATCCAGAAGTATTTCCAGCTTTAGTGGACTTAATCAAACACGGAACAAGTTGCGGGAAAAAGAATGCGATAGTTGCAATATTCGGGCTGCTGTTGAGTCACAGGAACCACGAGAGAGCACTTGGTGCAGGAACAGTTCCAGCACTAGTCAATCTTTTAGCTTCTTCAGATAAAGTTGAACTAAACACAGATGCACTTGCGGTTTTAGCTACATTAGCCGAAAGAACAGAAGGGTCTTTCGCGATTTTAGAAGCTTCAGCATTACCAGTAATCTTGAATCAATTACAGAACACAACATCTCGAGCGGGAAAAGAGTATTGTGTTTCCATTTTGTTGTCATTATGTGTCAATAGTGGCGCGGAGGTATTAGCCGCTCTGGTAAGAGAAAAGGCGCTTATGCCACTTCTTTATTCACTTTTAACAGAAGGAACCAGCCAAGCAAAGAAGAGGACACGGTCTCTTATCAAAATTCTACAGAGATTTTGTGAAACGAGCACTTCTAGGCTTGTGAGTGAAGTTCCACAAGAACAATTTATTGATGTAAGGTGA
- the LOC125860898 gene encoding UDP-glycosyltransferase 90A1-like, with amino-acid sequence MDRVASPHFVIFPFMSHGHTIPLLHLATLLRHRFITVTIFTTPVNAPSIRNFLQDASISVIELPFPKDVHDIPPNVENTEKLPSMSYFYPFAIATKLMQPLFEQALSALQHSPTCVISDAFLGWTQESAKKIGVPTYFFSGMSVFATTIGQLLGIERAETISADESFTFSGFPWLKFTRNDFPPPFGDLEPKGPAVDFWIELGISIAKSRGMITNSFYELEPRFADYFNQHLGPKSWCVGPLCLTKRPIKAAFSQTDNNKQETWLNNKLTEKQPVLYVAFGTQADISAEQIQEIAKGLELSNTCFLWVIRQNVVEHLAGLEEKVKNRALIVKEWVDQNQVLNHKSIKGFLSHCGWNSILESICAKVPILALPFMAEQHVNARMVTEEIGVGLRIMPRNGSVRGFVEAEEVEKMVRELMEGERGEMVRKKVKELGENAEEAMKEGGSSWSTLDLLIDDACARKL; translated from the coding sequence CTCGCCACCCTTTTACGCCACCGTTTCATCACCGTCACCATCTTCACCACCCCCGTTAACGCCCCCTCCATCCGCAATTTTCTACAAGACGCATCCATTTCCGTTATCGAACTCCCTTTTCCTAAAGACGTACATGACATCCCTCCTAATgttgaaaatactgaaaagCTTCCTTCCATGTCCTATTTCTATCCATTTGCTATAGCTACAAAGCTGATGCAGCCGCTCTTCGAGCAGGCTCTATCAGCTTTGCAGCATTCACCTACATGTGTGATATCTGACGCATTTCTTGGATGGACTCAAGAGTCAGCCAAAAAAATTGGTGTCCCGACGTACTTCTTCTCTGGTATGAGTGTTTTCGCCACGACTATAGGTCAACTTCTTGGGATAGAACGTGCTGAAACTATTTCAGCAGACGAGTCTTTTACGTTTTCAGGTTTCCCATGGTTGAAGTTCACAAGAAATGATTTTCCACCTCCGTTTGGAGACCTTGAGCCAAAAGGTCCAGCCGTCGACTTTTGGATAGAGCTAGGTATTTCCATTGCAAAGAGTCGTGGGATGATCACCAACAGCTTTTACGAACTGGAACCAAGATTTGCAGACTATTTCAACCAACACCTCGGACCAAAATCATGGTGTGTTGGGCCTCTTTGCCTAACCAAGCGGCCAATTAAAGCAGCATTCTCTCAAACCGACAACAACAAACAGGAAACATGGCTAAACAATAAATTGACAGAAAAACAGCCTGTTCTGTACGTAGCATTTGGTACTCAGGCTGACATTTCTGCTGAGCAAATACAAGAAATTGCAAAGGGACTtgaattatccaacacatgttTCTTATGGGTGATAAGACAAAATGTTGTCGAGCATTTGGCAGGCTTAGAGGAGAAAGTAAAAAACAGAGCATTAATAGTGAAAGAATGGGTAGATCAGAATCAAGTGTTGAATCACAAAAGCATCAAAGGGTTTTTGAGTCATTGTGGATGGAACTCTATTTTGGAAAGTATATGTGCTAAAGTGCCTATTTTGGCACTACCATTTATGGCTGAACAGCATGTAAATGCAAGAATGGTGACGGAGGAAATCGGGGTGGGATTGAGGATCATGCCGAGAAATGGATCAGTGAGGGGATTTGTGGAAGCTGAAGAAGTTGAGAAAATGGTGAGAGAGTTAATGGAAGGTGAAAGGGGAGAAATGGTGAGGAAGAAAGTGAAGGAGTTGGGAGAAAATGCAGAGGAAGCTATGAAAGAAGGTGGCTCATCCTGGTCCACATTAGACCTCCTTATTGATGACGCCTGTGCCAGAAAACTTTAA
- the LOC125860893 gene encoding benzaldehyde dehydrogenase, mitochondrial-like, with amino-acid sequence MAARRLSSLLSRSLHLPSASASLGRSHGVARHINRFSTAAAVEELITPPVQVNHTKLLINGQFVDSASGKTFPTLDPRTGEVIANVAEGDLEDVNRAVAAARKAFDDGPWPKMSAYERSRIMLKFADLVEKHNDEIAALETWDNGKPYLQAAQAEVPSFVRLFRYYAGWADKIHGLTIPADGPHHVQTLHEPIGVAGQIIPWNFPLLMMAWKVGPALACGNTIVLKTAEQTPLTALYVANLFHEAGLPPGVLNIVSGFGPTAGAALASHMDVDKLAFTGSTETGQTVLQLAAKSNLKPVTLELGGKSPFIICEDADIDHAVELAHFALFFNQGQCCCAGSRTYVHERVYDEFVEKAKARAMRRVVGDPFKKGVEQGPQIDSEQFKKILRYIREGRDSFATLECGGDRIGSKGYFIQPTVFSNVKEDMSIAQDEIFGPVQCVFKFKDIGEVIKRANNTRYGLAAGVFTKNIDTANTLTRGLRAGTVWINCYDIFDAGIPFGGYKMSGTGREKGIYSLNNYLQVKAVVTPLKNPAWI; translated from the exons ATGGCAGCTCGTAGACTTTCTTCTTTACTCTCTCGTTCTCTCCACCTTCCTTCTGCTTCTGCTTCTCTAG GAAGAAGCCATGGTGTGGCAAGGCACATCAACAGGTTTAGTACAGCTGCAGCTGTTGAGGAATTAATCACTCCACCTGTCCAAGTTAATCACACCAAGCTTCTAATCAATGGGCAATTTGTTGATTCTGCATCTG GAAAAACATTCCCAACGCTGGATCCAAGAACTGGAGAAGTCATTGCAAATGTTGCTGAAGGTGATCTCGAAGATGTTAATCGCGCTGTGGCTGCTGCTCGCAAGGCATTTGATGATGGACCATGGCCCAAAATGAGTGCTTAT GAAAGGTCACGGATAATGCTAAAGTTTGCTGATTTGGTGGAGAAACACAATGATGAGATTGCAGCTTTAGAAACATGGGATAATGGCAAGCCATATTTGCAGGCTGCCCAAGCTGAAGTACCTTCTTTTGTGCGATTATTTCGGTATTATGCTG GTTGGGCGGATAAAATTCATGGTCTAACTATACCAGCTGATGGGCCACACCATGTACAAACTTTACATGAACCAATTGGTGTGGCTGGTCAAATAATTCCATGGAACTTTCCCCTTCTTATGATGGCTTGGAAAGTTGGGCCTGCCCTAGCATGCGGTAACACTATTGTCCTGAAGACTGCAGAACAAACTCCACTGACTGCTCTTTATGTCGCAAACTTATTCCATGAG GCTGGTCTTCCTCCAGGTGTTTTAAATATTGTTTCTGGTTTCGGACCTACCGCTGGTGCTGCACTTGCTAGTCATATGGATGTAGACAAG CTTGCTTTCACTGGATCAACGGAAACTGGACAAACAGTTCTTCAACTGGCTGCCAAAAGCAATCTGAAACCAGTTACCCTCGAACTAGGAGGGAAATCACCTTTCATTATATGTGAGGATGCTGACATTGATCATGCTGTTGAGCTAGCACATTTTGCACTCTTCTTTAATCAG GGCCAATGCTGTTGTGCTGGTTCTCGTACCTATGTACATGAACGAGTATATGATGAATTTGTAGAGAAGGCAAAGGCACGTGCAATGAGACGTGTAGTTGGTGATCCCTTCAAGAAAGGTGTTGAACAAGGTCCTCAG ATCGACTCGGAGCAATTTAAGAAGATTCTTAGGTACATAAGAGAAGGCCGTGACAGCTTTGCCACCCTTGAATGTGGTGGTGATAGAATTGGCTCCAAAGGCTACTTTATTCAGCCCACTGTGTTCTCAAATGTCAAG GAGGACATGTCGATAGCACAGGATGAGATTTTTGGTCCAGTGCAATGTGTCTTCAAATTCAA GGATATTGGCGAAGTAATAAAGAGAGCAAACAACACTCGCTATGGTCTAGCAGCAGGCGTTTTCACAAAGAACATCGATACAGCTAACACCTTGACCCGAGGATTGAGAGCTGGAACGGTGTGGATTAACTGCTATGATATATTTGATGCTGGAATTCCTTTTGGAGGGTACAAGATGAGTGGCACGGGCAGGGAAAAGGGTATTTACAGCCTTAACAACTACTTACAGGTGAAGGCTGTTGTTACTCCATTGAAGAATCCGGCTTGGATATAA